A stretch of Lachancea thermotolerans CBS 6340 chromosome D complete sequence DNA encodes these proteins:
- a CDS encoding KLTH0D09416p (similar to uniprot|Q6B2A9 Saccharomyces cerevisiae YPL112C PEX25 Peripheral peroxisomal membrane peroxin required for the regulation of peroxisome size and maintenance recruits GTPase Rho1p to peroxisomes induced by oleate interacts with homologous protein Pex27p), with protein MESQLYEGFHSSQRLVDEFNMLQDNQPISFTEKDSSDEESTAEESQELQEVKHSHAVHHSAVVVRNIDVLNHIFGTLGGKDRLAKILKYVLDLVKLFVSRSRIGITRWDPQVLEHYSKVLAQLNLRLLLRHPATIAKIMVVAGLRNFEAKASLVSSNLSLFRQILRFGGTPFRVAALWSKINLTTHQIAAARAKPASAADSHTLAVINKLWLNEASLGDFIDLYYGVMDELMLLHKFKVWHHPGLYTWVAKHESLSWYYDIMLGLKKNWCSLQQLNRAQLELSIQEQVKKRALELSSRLQGKTASPIKQQLLQDLQTGQEHNDQFSKRIRDIERQRRVVILDLVRLSFDFLADTTDVFNLKTPPGTYAVLSLASGLTGLVKLWGNAKRELSESVV; from the coding sequence ATGGAATCTCAGTTGTACGAAGGCTTCCACAGCTCGCAAAGACTAGTGGACGAATTCAACATGTTGCAAGATAATCAGCCCATCTCCTTCACGGAGAAGGACAGCAGCGACGAGGAATCTACAGCAGAGGAATCGCAGGAGCTGCAAGAGGTCAAGCACTCGCATGCCGTGCATCACAGCGCAGTAGTGGTGCGAAACATCGACGTTCTTAACCACATATTCGGGACCCTGGGCGGAAAGGACCGGCTAGCGAAGATTCTCAAGTATGTGCTGGACCTCGTCAAGCTCTTCGTATCGCGCAGCCGGATCGGTATCACGCGCTGGGACCCACAGGTGCTCGAGCACTACTCCAAGGTCCTTGCGCAGCTTAATCTGCGCCTCCTCTTGAGGCACCCGGCTACCATCGCCAAAATAATGGTAGTCGCGGGTCTGCGCAACTTCGAGGCCAAAGCCTCCTTGGTGAGCTCTAACCTAAGTCTTTTCAGGCAAATCCTCAGGTTCGGCGGCACGCCTTTCCGCGTGGCTGCTCTTTGGAGCAAGATCAATCTCACCACGCATCAGATCGCGGCAGCGCGCGCCAAACCTGCATCAGCAGCCGACAGCCATACGCTCGCGGtgatcaacaagctttggCTGAACGAAGCCTCCCTGGGGGATTTCATAGACCTGTACTACGGAGTGATGGACGAGCTTATGCTCCTCCACAAGTTCAAGGTGTGGCACCACCCTGGCCTGTACACATGGGTTGCAAAGCACGAGTCTCTCTCCTGGTACTACGATATTATGCTaggtttgaaaaaaaactggtGTTCTCTACAGCAGCTAAACCGTGCGCAGCTTGAGCTCAGCATTCAAGAACAAGTGAAGAAGCGCGCCCTGGAGCTTTCGTCAAGGCTACAAGGGAAGACTGCCTCCCCCATTAAGCAGCAACTTCTCCAAGATCTTCAGACTGGGCAAGAGCACAACGATCAATTCTCTAAGCGCATCCGCGACATTGAGCGCCAACGAAGAGTGGTTATTCTGGACTTGGTTAGGCTCTCTTTTGACTTCCTCGCCGACACAACTGACGTTTTCAACTTAAAAACGCCTCCAGGGACGTATGCCGTGCTATCTTTGGCCTCAGGCCTCACGGGTCTTGTGAAACTCTGGGGGAATGCTAAGAGAGAACTATCAGAGTCTGTAGTATAA
- a CDS encoding glyoxylate reductase (similar to uniprot|Q02961 Saccharomyces cerevisiae YPL113C Putative dehydrogenase) encodes MAKKPGVLIPFKNRVEVDDSLPEWKRLEEHVDFIKYKITTKEDFKVALARSNVECLWITEDLFTYLGSPAEFYDDYSSSLKLIAVPWVGTDFLDGPKLKREKGIVVCNIGPSAASNVGELALFLALSCFRMTSFFEHCFRFVHRGQPGQCAEYVGGKKHALTASSATGGEHHYPFPEKFTREQAQVVDLSKNYTIAGKTIASPNGKTALILGFGYIGQSIGKKLCYGLDMKIQYFKRSGPVSKDILGYPAKYCSTLEDPETWVSADLIVLALPGHSSTQNVINAKTLSMCKDQVRIVNVGRGSCIDEDALFQALESGKVASAGLDVFKNESTKVDERFFDRWDVTLLPHIGSTVSDMVGRQTLVTLQNVEDVLVKNGRGLYPCN; translated from the coding sequence ATGGCTAAAAAACCGGGGGTGTTGATTCCCTTCAAAAACCGTGTAGAAGTGGATGATAGTCTACCAGAATGGAAGAGGTTGGAAGAGCATGtcgacttcatcaagtatAAAATTACAACAAAAGAGGATTTTAAGGTCGCCCTGGCTCGATCTAACGTTGAATGCTTGTGGATCACAGAGGATCTCTTCACTTACCTTGGAAGCCCAGCCGAATTCTATGATGATTATTCCTCTAGCTTGAAACTGATTGCAGTTCCTTGGGTCGGAACCGACTTCTTAGACGGACCTAAATTGAAGAGAGAAAAAGGCATAGTAGTGTGCAACATTGGTCCCAGTGCCGCTAGCAATGTGGGAGAATTGGCTCTCTTCCTCGCACTCAGCTGTTTCAGGATGACGTCCTTCTTCGAGCATTGTTTCAGATTTGTTCACAGAGGCCAGCCTGGGCAATGTGCAGAGTACGTAGGAGGCAAGAAGCACGCGCTAACTGCTTCGAGTGCTACGGGCGGCGAGCACCATTACCCATTTCCCGAAAAGTTTACTCGTGAGCAGGCTCAAGTTGTGGACTTGTCTAAAAATTACACAATTGCTGGGAAAACTATAGCATCGCCTAACGGTAAAACTGCCCTTATTTTGGGATTCGGCTACATTGGTCAATCTATCGGAAAAAAGTTGTGCTATGGGCTCGATATGAAAATCCAATACTTCAAGAGATCGGGGCCTGTTTCCAAGGATATTTTAGGGTACCCAGCGAAATACTGTAGTACTTTAGAAGACCCTGAGACTTGGGTCTCTGCAGACCTTATTGTTCTGGCACTTCCAGGGCATTCGTCGACTCAAAACGTAATTAATGCCAAAACATTGAGCATGTGCAAAGATCAGGTCCGCATTGTCAATGTAGGGCGTGGCTCTTGTATCGACGAAGatgctcttttccaagcACTGGAGTCTGGCAAAGTTGCTAGCGCAGGATTggatgttttcaaaaacgaaaGTACCAAGGTGGACGAGCGCTTTTTTGATCGGTGGGATGTGACGCTTCTGCCACATATCGGAAGCACCGTTTCGGACATGGTAGGACGTCAAACACTGGTTACACTCCAAAATGTCGAGGATGTCTTGGTGAAAAACGGACGTGGGCTGTATCCCTGCAACTAG
- the TOA1 gene encoding transcription initiation factor IIA large subunit (weakly similar to uniprot|P32773 Saccharomyces cerevisiae YOR194C TOA1 Transcription factor IIA large chain) has protein sequence MSNQEGARAYETIVENVVNEVREDFESAGIDEQTLQDLKLVWQTKLSESRVAKFMWDPEDEGALGTSLNNSNIAPSLLDSQGLAIPALSSGEDKAQQSQSQQQQAQQQPLMTQSKHEEQPKQEIELSMEDPDGEIAEQLKLQAKQAKKSALLDTDEINSDLDDSEDDYLNSSGEDEGQDENIVLCLYEKVLRVKNKWKCNLKDGLATINHKDYAFQRAQGETEW, from the coding sequence ATGTCCAATCAAGAAGGAGCCAGGGCTTATGAGACCATTGTGGAGAACGTGGTAAACGAAGTAAGAGAGGACTTCGAAAGTGCCGGTATCGATGAACAAACGCTACAGGATCTGAAACTGGTATGGcaaacaaagctttcagaGAGCCGCGTTGCGAAGTTTATGTGGGATCCTGAGGACGAGGGTGCGTTGGGCACATCGCTGAATAATTCTAATATAGCACCAAGCCTCCTCGACTCGCAAGGACTGGCAATACCTGCACTTTCGTCGGGCGAGGACAAAGCGCAGCAATCGCAgtcgcagcagcagcaagcacagcagcagccgtTGATGACACAGAGCAAGCACGAAGAACAGCCgaaacaagaaattgagcTAAGCATGGAGGATCCAGACGGCGAAATTGCGGAGCAATTAAAACTCCAGGCAAAACAAGCTAAGAAGAGTGCACTGCTTGACACGGATGAGATTAACTCGGACCTCGACGACTCGGAAGACGACTATCTGAATTCCTCGGGTGAGGATGAGGGCCAGGACGAAAATATAGTGCTGTGCCTGTACGAAAAGGTACTAAGGGTGAAAAACAAGTGGAAGTGCAATCTAAAAGATGGCTTGGCTACTATAAACCACAAGGACTACGCATTTCAAAGGGCCCAAGGCGAAACGGAATGGTGA
- the SLK19 gene encoding Slk19p (weakly similar to uniprot|Q08581 Saccharomyces cerevisiae YOR195W SLK19 Kinetochore-associated protein required for normal segregation of chromosomes in meiosis and mitosis component of the FEAR regulatory network which promotes Cdc14p release from the nucleolus during anaphase potential Cdc28p substrate): MGDSNIGSFSTPLKNGISRSVELRVPNSERPYPKGVDSPGKPANDDRALRIQKNNENASQLRSSPWKRAKLDKFSSRSHPVSSPAVIEMLDRNVSGPHGSLRDSQALEIQDEISEAISSAVREVSGSDSSNHDNQHRTSLINDLLSPRRDGTPDHIPDADLANLGKLTPPKNYMHNTESSIIQNLQSCFRDELGKFEQYLKAKNEQADEYRRRTVDCFEKIKQLEEALDEQKLTYSSLLGEYEMLRASQSVRDDQWQTQNREIEKLSTEKTSLEERVSRLKLRLSEARNEMKMINQNSQILQEKFQTQIQQNERLQNQVSELEDSENQLRVHIENTTNSKKRVEEEIERTRAELALLTEGKFKTQSENEDLKLSVSKAQTLLAEKTKFIEELQANLRASHDTKQKSTIELEQRINDLTLEKNELVRELEDMSTLRSKIEESENEIQSVKTELDRTQVALQHLKEEHSELREHCRSLEAELKTSHQKLETANDQLAIKSAEVVELGHDVKELRQGKSHLEDSLKLRDASISEWNSKYEEKCAENNKLSIEIESFQFKNGNLETEHLVELEQLHQQMTSLQETLKSNSERIKELTEENSSLKDQLEVRELPQPQQGPLVDPEQVEELHAKIQSLEQQLREKEAEAGKRLQLLAEDLYIQYSSKHEQKVKMLKKGYESKYQDKLERLGLENSGLKDELMQLNDTLKAEREEKHNLVKLLNK; this comes from the coding sequence ATGGGCGACTCTAACATAGGAAGCTTCAGCACGCCACTAAAGAATGGGATAAGTAGATCTGTGGAGTTACGAGTGCCAAATTCAGAAAGGCCATATCCCAAAGGCGTAGATTCACCTGGTAAACCCGCCAATGATGATCGAGCCTTGAGGATACAAAAAAACAATGAGAACGCCTCGCAGCTGCGCTCATCACCCTGGAAGAGAGCAAAGCTTGACAAGTTCTCTTCGCGCTCGCATCCCGTTTCCTCGCCTGCTGTGATCGAAATGTTGGATCGAAATGTTTCCGGGCCGCATGGATCACTGCGAGACAGTCAAGCATTGGAAATACAGGATGAGATATCAGAAGCCATCAGCAGCGCTGTCAGAGAAGTGTCTGGTAGTGACTCGTCAAATCACGATAATCAGCATCGCACCTCGCTAATCAATGACCTGCTATCCCCAAGGCGGGATGGCACGCCTGACCACATTCCAGATGCTGACCTCGCAAACTTAGGCAAGCTGACACCTCCCAAGAACTACATGCATAACACTGAGAGTAGCATCATCCAGAATCTACAAAGCTGCTTTCGAGATGAGCTCGGCAAGTTTGAGCAGTACCtaaaagccaaaaacgAACAGGCAGATGAGTACCGCCGTCGTACTGTAGACTGCTTCGAGAAGATCAAGCAATTGGAAGAGGCACTCGATGAGCAGAAACTTACTTACTCCTCTCTTTTGGGCGAGTATGAAATGCTCAGAGCCTCTCAAAGTGTCCGCGACGATCAATGGCAAACCCAAAACcgagaaattgaaaagctctCTACAGAAAAAACGAGCCTCGAAGAACGCGTTTCCCGGTTGAAGCTGCGGCTGTCTGAGGCGCGGAATGAAATGAAGATGATAAACCAAAATTCGCAGAtacttcaagaaaagttccaaaCACAGATTCAGCAAAATGAGaggcttcaaaaccaagtttcagagcttgaagacaGTGAAAACCAACTTCGGGTGCATATTGAAAATACTACTAATTCTAAAAAGCGAGTTGAGGAGGAAATCGAAAGGACAAGGGCTGAGCTTGCTCTATTAACAGAAGGCAAATTCAAGACGCAGTCGGAAAACGAAGATTTAAAGCTTTCAGTCTCCAAGGCTCAGACTTTGCTGGcagaaaaaacaaagttcattgaagagcttcaggcaAATTTAAGAGCTTCTCATGACACGAAGCAGAAATCAACTATAGAGCTTGAACAACGCATAAACGACCTAACTCTCGAGAAAAATGAATTAGTAAGGGAACTGGAGGACATGAGCACTTTAAGatcaaaaattgaagaaagtgaaAACGAGATCCAGTCAGTGAAAACTGAGCTTGACCGAACACAAGTTGCTCTTCAACATCTTAAGGAGGAACATTCAGAACTCCGCGAGCACTGCCGATCTTTGGAAGCCGAACTCAAAACctctcatcaaaaactggaaaCAGCAAACGATCAGCTGGCTATAAAATCGGCTGAGGTCGTGGAGCTTGGCCATGATGTTAAAGAGCTGCGACAAGGGAAATCACACCTCGAAGATTCTCTCAAGCTTCGTGACGCTTCAATTTCGGAATGGAATTCTAAGTACGAAGAGAAGTGTGCCGAGAACAACAAGCTATCTATCGAAATTGAAAGTTTCCAGTTCAAGAACGGTAATTTAGAGACAGAGCACCTTGTTGAGCTAGAACAGCTTCATCAGCAAATGACCTcgcttcaagaaactctAAAATCGAACTCTGAGCGTATAAAGGAGCTAACTGAAGAGAACTCATCTCTCAAAGACCAATTAGAGGTTCGAGAGCTTCCTCAACCGCAGCAGGGACCTCTTGTTGACCCTGAGCAAGTTGAAGAGTTACATGCTAAAATCCAAAGCTTAGAGCAACAACTTCGGGAGAAGGAGGCGGAAGCGGGTAAAAGGCTTCAATTGCTAGCGGAAGATCTCTACATCCAGTACTCCTCGAAGCACGAACAGAAGGTCAAAATGCTTAAAAAAGGCTACGAATCAAAGTATCAAGACAAACTCGAAAGGCTAGGGCTCGAAAACTCAGGCTTGAAAGACGAGTTAATGCAACTCAATGATACACTCAAGgctgaaagagaagaaaagcaTAACTTAGTGAAGCTGTTAAATAAGTAG
- the BEM3 gene encoding GTPase-activating protein BEM3 (similar to uniprot|P32873 Saccharomyces cerevisiae YPL115C BEM3 Rho GTPase activating protein (RhoGAP) involved in control of the cytoskeleton organization targets the essential Rho-GTPase Cdc42p which controls establishment and maintenance of cell polarity including bud-site assembly) — translation MGSDDDSAGSITLQLLSKYNYHTSERDRSLENKEKNNEPSRKPSYDALYKENTTLKLQLEEYESEIASLKRFIDVLKNNRNTFKESHQQLEVEDKLKEPILPPRSAERRRNAKNLSLPVTKEAKSQAEKSPGLLSPAGIITSRSFNGTPTLTDNTLNHDRDQSFSLNELDKIRRSSSSYSNVIAASPATSVAYTTSRISPSRSNKHSLKDEDSASSVPERSASLLNSSKAVISVSDHYHSPLRIGSGGNQEDNQESSSKKSYPKSPIPNLLASHEGKADISPASKKSLNNFAEMLDSSFGEDEEQTPHENPQEIEVASANQERESISRLLGSPVALKKPHQSHENSPVLHSFEVVSSSAPEEKPSSSTIGSSASTQIVSAYDPQSPRSINAKSIPHLGKSNSQPIVQSPRKKTTPTVTDSHSIISDIPLFVQPGELGTIRIDVVSTLHRDNEMFAGDHHILFSVIDRTSGKEIFKFAKTIDRVYELDVYLKCHMDTIMLPPLPEKAMFETTTPLRVDYRREKLNDYFSCLFAQQNLLPDIALKLAKFISTDTVMNPIIGDYIKEGILMMRKSKAIGSTNSWRLRYAVVDGVNLSLLDRGQVSEIIKLSQAAIELQANLPDDRYGTKNGFILNVHKKGGLSSGTRYFFCCESPRERESWVSSLAEFVESSVVFSGSINSKSESSSMIDHSSTGNEASSDAPVSYIGPIANLQSPVSHSPTQAPDTTAQEDERESKRIRMRSFFPFKRATAAQTSSEPELPLNGDSSQLPLLQPNETSISRSLQAMDLGPEIVSNTVFGSELRSCVSISSQLYQGKYVIPSVVYRCLEYLYRNHGVEEEGIFRISGSSLLIKSLQEQFDKDRDIDLCNYNKSVTSDDPNKSNFGTGLVDVNTVTGLLKLFLRKMPHVIFGDSMLPVFKSALDAKWGSGYQVALEYRRLVNSDKISKESYSLMFVLFELLVKINQKNQINKMNLRNLCIVFSPTLNIPVSVLQPFIVDFDCIFKNEEPINDSQREQVDIDAPSAVLKEINSYFA, via the coding sequence ATGGGATCTGATGATGACAGCGCAGGCTCGATTACCTTGCAGCTACTATCTAAATACAATTATCATACATCGGAACGGGACAGGAGTCTGGAGAATAAAGAGAAGAATAACGAACCTTCGCGCAAGCCGAGTTATGACGCGCTCTACAAAGAGAACACTACATTAAAGCTACAACTGGAAGAATACGAAAGCGAGATAGCTAGTTTGAAGAGGTTTATTGATGTTCTGAAGAACAATAGAAACACCTTTAAGGAATCGCACCAACAACTCGAAGTCGAAGATAAGCTAAAGGAGCCCATTCTTCCACCTCGATCGGCAGAAAGAAGGCGCAATGCGAAAAACCTATCACTCCCAGTGACGAAAGAAGCTAAAAGTCAAGCTGAGAAGTCTCCTGGTTTATTATCCCCTGCAGGCATAATTACTTCCAGGAGTTTCAACGGAACGCCTACTCTGACTGATAATACGCTCAACCATGACCGTGACCAGTCTTTTTCTCTTAATGAACTAGACAAAATCCGCAGGTCGAGCTCGTCGTATTCGAATGTGATAGCAGCCAGTCCGGCGACGTCGGTTGCATACACAACATCCAGGATATCACCATCTCGAAGCAATAAGCATTCgctcaaagacgaagatTCAGCATCGTCAGTTCCAGAGAGAAGCGCTTCGCTTTTAAATTCCAGCAAGGCTGTCATATCAGTTAGCGATCACTACCATTCTCCCCTGAGAATTGGTTCTGGGGGCAATCAAGAGGACAATCAAgaaagctcatcaaaaaaatcgTATCCCAAGAGCCCAATACCTAATCTTTTAGCCAGCCACGAAGGCAAGGCTGATATATCTCCTGCATCGAAGAAAAGCCTGAATAATTTTGCAGAAATGCTTGATTCCAGCTTTGGAGAAGATGAGGAGCAGACACCCCATGAAAACCCTCAGGAAATCGAGGTCGCCTCTGCTAATCAAGAACGAGAGAGTATATCTCGACTACTGGGATCGCCTGTGGCGCTAAAGAAGCCTCATCAGTCACATGAAAACTCGCCTGTGCTGCACTCCTTCGAAGTAGTCTCAAGTTCTGCTCCAGAAGAGAAGCCTTCCTCGAGCACGATCGGCTCGTCAGCCAGTACTCAAATTGTGTCCGCGTATGATCCACAGTCCCCAAGATCAATTAATGCTAAAAGCATACCACATTTGGGAAAGAGCAACAGTCAACCAATAGTGCAATCCCCGCGCAAGAAAACAACGCCAACTGTCACTGATTCCCACAGTATCATCTCAGATATTCCTCTCTTTGTGCAACCAGGAGAACTGGGTACTATCCGAATTGATGTTGTCAGTACACTCCACCGTGATAATGAGATGTTCGCAGGTGATCATCACATCCTTTTCAGTGTAATTGATAGAACTTCGGGAAAggagattttcaaatttgctAAAACTATCGACAGGGTTTATGAACTTGACGTCTACCTGAAGTGCCACATGGATACCATCATGTTACCCCCTCTTCCAGAGAAGGCTATGTTCGAGACTACTACACCGCTTAGGGTAGATTACAGAAGGGAGAAGCTCAACGATTATTTTTCATGTCTatttgctcaacaaaacctACTTCCGGATATTGCATTGAAGCTGGCGAAATTCATAAGCACAGACACAGTTATGAATCCCATTATAGGTGACTATATCAAGGAGGGTATACTAATGATGAGGAAAAGTAAGGCAATAGGAAGTACCAACAGTTGGCGCTTACGATATGCAGTTGTTGATGGAGTTAACCTCTCACTGTTGGACAGGGGTCAGGTTTCAGAAATCATTAAGCTCTCGCAGGCTGCAATAGAGCTACAGGCTAACTTGCCAGATGATAGATATGGAACGAAAAATGGCTTCATTCTCAACGTGCATAAAAAGGGCGGCCTTTCCAGTGGGACAAGATACTTTTTTTGTTGCGAAAGCCCAAGAGAGAGGGAGTCTTGGGTATCAAGTCTTGCCGAATTTGTGGAAAGCTCAGTTGTCTTCAGTGGTTCCATAAACAGCAAGTCAGAAAGCTCTAGCATGATAGATCACTCCTCTACAGGTAATGAGGCAAGCTCGGATGCACCTGTCAGTTACATTGGGCCTATAGCCAATCTCCAGAGTCCAGTTTCTCATTCACCCACCCAGGCCCCTGATACAACGGCacaagaagatgagagGGAATCCAAGAGAATACGAATGCGCAGCTTTTTCCCCTTCAAAAGAGCCACTGCAGCCCAAACTTCGAGCGAACCTGAGCTCCCACTTAATGGGGACAGTAGCCAGCTGCCTCTCCTGCAACCCAATGAAACCTCAATATCCAGGTCCCTTCAAGCGATGGATCTGGGCCCTGAAATCGTCAGCAATACAGTTTTCGGGTCTGAACTGCGAAGCTGCGTTTCAATCAGCTCGCAGCTTTATCAGGGCAAATATGTCATTCCTAGCGTTGTTTACAGATGCCTGGAGTATTTGTATCGTAATCATGGagttgaggaagaaggcaTATTTAGAATCAGTGGTTCGAGCTTGCTAATAAAGTCGCTACAAGAACAGTTTGACAAAGACCGTGACATTGACCTTTGCAATTACAACAAGTCTGTCACTTCAGATGACCCCAACAAGAGTAACTTCGGAACGGGCCTAGTCGATGTAAACACTGTTACAGGCTTGCTGAAGCTGTTTTTAAGAAAAATGCCACACGTCATTTTCGGAGACAGCATGCTGCCAGTGTTCAAGAGCGCTCTGGATGCGAAGTGGGGCAGCGGATATCAAGTCGCGCTTGAGTACCGCCGGCTTGTGAATTCTGAtaaaatttcaaaagagagctATTCGCTCATGTTTGTTCTATTTGAGCTGTTGGTCAAAATAAACCAGAAGAAccaaatcaacaaaatgaaCTTGCGAAATTTATGCATTGTGTTTTCGCCAACGTTGAACATCCCAGTAAGCGTGCTTCAACCGTTCATTGTTGACTTCGATTGTATTTTTAAAAACGAGGAGCCGATTAACGATTCACAGAGGGAGCAAGTCGATATCGACGCGCCCTCGGCGGTGTTAAAAGAGATAAATAGTTATTTTGCTTAG
- the LIP5 gene encoding lipoate synthase (highly similar to uniprot|P32875 Saccharomyces cerevisiae YOR196C) encodes MLSRFKCSRLQLQKRAISVTKATTTTASQPKRRRTTTFSDALNKGPSFEDFVSGKAAKFTLDPLQQARSNIEEAKRLPRWLKVPIPKGTNYHKLKKDVRELKLSTVCEEAKCPNISECWGGGDSSKATATIMLLGDTCTRGCRFCSVKTNRAPSKPDPAEPENTAEAISRWGLGYVVLTTVDRDDLADGGAHHLAETVCRIKQKAPKTLVETLSGDFRGDLEMVKVMAQSGLDVYAHNLETVKDLTPHVRDRRATYEQSLSVLNQAKKTVPTLITKTSLMLGLGETDEQVLQTLQDLRAIGCDVVTFGQYMRPTKRHMKVVEYVKPEKFDYWRDKALELGFLYCASGPLVRSSYKAGEAFIENVLRKRANN; translated from the coding sequence ATGCTTTCCCGCTTCAAGTGCTCACGtctgcagctgcagaagcGAGCGATATCGGTAACAAAGGCTACGACGACCACAGCTTCCCAACCTAAAAGACGGCGCACCACGACATTTTCCGATGCGCTGAACAAGGGCCCGTCGTTCGAGGACTTCGTCAGCGGCAAGGCCGCCAAGTTCACGCTCGATCCTCTGCAGCAGGCGCGATCCAACATCGAGGAAGCCAAGAGGCTGCCCCGGTGGCTGAAGGTGCCTATTCCCAAAGGCACCAACTAccacaagctcaagaaggaTGTCCGGGAGCTCAAACTCAGCACGGTGTGCGAGGAGGCCAAGTGTCCCAACATCAGCGAGTGCTGGGGCGGCGGCGACAGCTCCAAGGCCACCGCTACCATCATGCTTCTGGGAGACACCTGTACTCGGGGCTGCCGGTTCTGCTCCGTCAAGACCAACAGGGCTCCCTCGAAGCCGGATCCCGCCGAGCCCGAGAACACCGCCGAGGCTATCAGCAGGTGGGGCCTTGGGTATGTGGTTTTGACCACCGTTGATAGAGACGATCTGGCCGACGGCGGAGCCCACCACCTGGCCGAAACAGTGTGCAGGATAAAACAAAAGGCGCCCAAAACCCTTGTGGAGACCCTTTCGGGAGATTTTAGAGGCGACCTAGAAATGGTCAAAGTCATGGCTCAAAGCGGGCTCGACGTTTACGCTCACAACCTTGAAACGGTGAAAGATCTGACGCCCCACGTGAGAGACAGAAGAGCCACCTACGAGCAGTCCCTTAGCGTCCTGAACCAGGCCAAAAAGACGGTTCCCACCTTGATCACCAAAACATCGCTCATGCTTGGGCTGGGTGAGACGGACGAGCAGGTCCTGCAGACGCTGCAGGACCTCCGTGCTATCGGCTGTGACGTTGTGACATTCGGCCAGTACATGAGGCCTACTAAGCGGCACATGAAGGTTGTGGAGTACGTCAAACCGGAAAAATTTGACTATTGGAGGGACAAGGCACTAGAGCTGGGCTTTTTGTATTGTGCGTCTGGTCCCCTGGTCAGGTCATCTTACAAAGCTGGCGAAGCcttcattgaaaatgttttgaggaaaagAGCCAACAACTAG
- a CDS encoding KLTH0D09570p (conserved hypothetical protein) has product MGKAASNTSHAIQAGNKAVIISPWQHKVIEILPLNKFGGQCSFNGVMNGEVSLNDRYLHQVAVVENGEFVCLRDE; this is encoded by the coding sequence ATGGGTAAAGCCGCTAGCAACACTTCTCACGCCATCCAAGCCGGTAACAAGGCCGTCATCATCTCGCCATGGCAGCACAAGGTCATCGAGATCCTGCCTTTGAACAAGTTCGGCGGTCAATGCAGCTTCAACGGTGTGATGAACGGCGAGGTCTCGCTGAACGACAGATACTTGCACCAGGTCGCTGTTGTCGAGAACGGCGAGTTCGTGTGCCTCAGAGACGAATAA